In Thermoflexus hugenholtzii JAD2, the following proteins share a genomic window:
- a CDS encoding sugar-binding transcriptional regulator produces MPRRTSSLFPTREELLAYVASLYYQRGWDQARIARRLGLSRSMVSRLLSEARRKGIVQIHIRWPVKTVPHLESQLMEAFSLQGARVLDAENSSYRELLGQLGKLAALEVLPHLRDGMTVAVTWGTTLWEVVQALPSSSYPRLRIVQCLGALGGRQPCDTPAIVRKLAETLGAQGYYLHAPVMVEREEVAQRLLEERAIQEVLDLARSADLLLVGIGTTQAEASSLKRAGYLSDEDLAELRRRGAVGYLCGRYLDLNGCPVSTPFDRRTIGLTLEDIRRIPCVIAVAGGTVKAPAILAALRSGLIDILITDKGAATEVLNLHLQRSPEARG; encoded by the coding sequence ATGCCTCGGAGGACGTCTTCTCTGTTTCCGACCCGTGAGGAGCTGCTGGCCTATGTGGCCAGCCTGTATTACCAGCGCGGCTGGGATCAGGCCCGCATCGCCCGGCGGCTGGGGCTGAGCCGCTCTATGGTCTCCCGCCTCCTCAGCGAGGCGCGGCGCAAGGGCATCGTCCAGATCCACATCCGGTGGCCCGTGAAAACCGTCCCCCACCTGGAAAGCCAGCTGATGGAGGCCTTCTCCCTACAGGGCGCCCGCGTCCTGGATGCGGAGAACTCCTCCTACCGGGAGCTGCTCGGCCAGCTGGGGAAGCTGGCCGCTCTCGAGGTGCTCCCCCACCTCCGGGACGGGATGACGGTGGCCGTCACCTGGGGGACCACCCTGTGGGAGGTGGTCCAGGCACTTCCTTCCTCCTCGTATCCACGGCTGCGGATTGTCCAGTGCCTGGGGGCCCTGGGGGGGCGCCAACCCTGTGATACCCCGGCCATCGTCCGCAAGCTGGCGGAGACCCTGGGGGCTCAGGGGTATTACCTGCATGCGCCGGTGATGGTAGAGCGCGAGGAGGTGGCCCAGCGCCTGCTGGAGGAGCGGGCCATCCAGGAGGTCCTGGACCTGGCCCGGAGCGCCGATCTGTTGCTGGTAGGCATCGGGACGACCCAGGCCGAGGCCTCCTCGCTGAAGCGCGCCGGCTATCTCTCGGACGAGGACTTGGCGGAGCTGCGCCGGCGGGGCGCTGTGGGCTACCTCTGCGGCCGGTATCTGGACCTGAACGGGTGCCCGGTGAGCACGCCCTTCGATCGAAGGACCATCGGCCTCACCCTGGAGGATATCCGGCGCATCCCCTGTGTGATCGCAGTGGCCGGAGGGACGGTGAAGGCCCCGGCGATCCTGGCGGCCCTGCGCAGCGGCCTGATCGACATCCTGATCACGGACAAAGGGGCGGCCACGGAGGTCCTGAACCTTCATCTCCAAAGGTCCCCGGAGGCCCGCGGATGA
- a CDS encoding branched-chain amino acid ABC transporter permease — protein sequence MERIGGRWMSLSPLQALRRWIQPHIGWLIGLGILVGLPFMLSGVFREPVESGWPRFLQGLLIRVYLMAVYALSYDLLIGYTGVLSFGHALFFGGGAYATGILLKHLHASLPIALLSTVLLAVVLSGIVGVLSLRVRGVYLAMVTLALAQAAFILSEAPDFRQYTGAEDGLQGIPVPAWLDPAVHRLRFYYVALFFMVGAYFLARRLVDSPTGRVWVALRENEERAVALGYSPFVFRLLAFVFSGTLAALAGSLNALLNKNATPSLLSVNTTIQALLMTLVGGVGTLSGPMFGAALLELVGYLFNRMFGPIWFLLFGLFYVIIVLSFPQGLVGTWRQRWSLHRPFTHRNLRAPSPRGG from the coding sequence ATGGAGCGAATCGGAGGACGGTGGATGAGCCTTTCGCCGCTTCAAGCGCTCCGGCGATGGATCCAACCGCACATAGGATGGCTGATCGGTCTGGGCATCCTGGTCGGGTTGCCCTTCATGCTCAGCGGGGTTTTCCGTGAGCCTGTGGAATCTGGATGGCCACGCTTCCTCCAGGGCCTGCTGATCCGCGTCTACCTGATGGCGGTCTACGCCCTCAGCTACGACCTCCTGATCGGTTACACGGGCGTTCTGTCTTTCGGCCACGCGCTGTTCTTCGGCGGCGGGGCCTATGCCACGGGCATCCTGCTCAAGCATCTCCATGCCTCCCTTCCGATCGCCCTGCTATCCACAGTGCTCCTCGCGGTAGTGCTCAGCGGGATTGTGGGCGTCCTCTCCTTACGGGTTCGCGGGGTCTATCTGGCGATGGTGACCCTGGCGCTGGCTCAAGCCGCTTTCATCCTGAGCGAGGCTCCGGATTTCCGGCAATACACGGGTGCCGAGGATGGCCTTCAGGGCATCCCCGTCCCGGCCTGGCTGGATCCGGCGGTGCATCGCCTGCGGTTCTACTATGTGGCTCTGTTTTTCATGGTGGGGGCCTATTTCCTGGCGCGACGGCTGGTGGATTCTCCCACCGGCCGGGTCTGGGTTGCCTTGCGGGAGAACGAGGAGCGCGCGGTCGCGCTGGGCTATTCCCCCTTCGTCTTCCGGTTGCTGGCCTTCGTGTTCTCCGGGACGTTGGCCGCCCTGGCGGGATCGCTGAACGCTTTGCTGAACAAAAACGCCACCCCTTCGCTCCTGAGCGTGAACACCACGATCCAGGCGTTGTTGATGACCTTGGTGGGTGGGGTGGGGACCCTGAGCGGCCCGATGTTCGGCGCGGCGTTGCTGGAGCTCGTCGGCTATCTGTTCAATCGGATGTTCGGCCCCATCTGGTTCCTGCTGTTCGGTCTTTTCTACGTGATCATCGTGCTGTCTTTCCCCCAGGGGCTGGTCGGCACTTGGCGACAGAGGTGGTCCCTTCACCGCCCCTTTACGCACAGGAACCTGCGGGCCCCATCCCCTCGTGGGGGGTGA
- a CDS encoding branched-chain amino acid ABC transporter permease: MVGLGALAFWNYNLGKLVAFGSTVPGGSIPTPLAQEPLGIVFARMGAMGLAGLCGGWLLGRRATSLRRAGALSAGLLGLGILMLIGREPLERWILGSPADLRFLIALFAGTLAGGALGAGIEATLIRPLYARPIYQVLLTLGLSYVGTELVRVVWGPGNYAPLPRPSLFAAPCLASSIGEWLSQGCASLDVLGRPFPTYRLLIIGVGIAMWAGIGLWLRWTRVGMAVRAAVEDREMVEALGIPVRRLFTGVFAMGSALAALGGVVATPFLGLSPAMGLEFLLQAFIAVIIGGMGHYGGAAAGAMLVGLARAFGDYLVTVGIALPGMAEALRFSPAVARASTVLIMAVVLLIRPSGLFGQKTSSPT, from the coding sequence ATGGTCGGGCTGGGAGCCCTGGCGTTCTGGAACTACAACCTCGGGAAGCTGGTCGCCTTCGGGAGCACAGTGCCCGGCGGCTCGATCCCCACCCCGCTTGCCCAGGAGCCGTTGGGGATCGTCTTCGCCCGCATGGGGGCCATGGGGCTGGCAGGTCTGTGCGGTGGATGGCTGTTGGGGCGTCGCGCCACGTCTTTGCGTCGCGCGGGGGCCCTTTCCGCCGGCCTGTTGGGGCTGGGCATCCTGATGCTGATCGGCCGGGAGCCCTTGGAGCGCTGGATCCTGGGAAGTCCGGCGGATCTCCGGTTCCTCATAGCGCTTTTCGCCGGGACCCTGGCCGGCGGCGCCCTAGGCGCTGGAATAGAGGCTACGCTGATTCGTCCTCTTTACGCCCGCCCGATCTATCAGGTCCTCCTGACCCTGGGCTTGTCCTACGTGGGCACGGAATTGGTGCGGGTGGTCTGGGGACCCGGGAACTATGCTCCGCTGCCGCGTCCCTCTCTCTTCGCCGCGCCGTGCCTGGCGTCATCCATCGGGGAGTGGCTGAGTCAAGGATGTGCCTCCTTGGACGTGCTGGGGCGTCCTTTCCCTACCTATCGGCTGCTGATCATTGGCGTGGGGATCGCGATGTGGGCCGGGATCGGCCTGTGGTTGCGATGGACCCGTGTCGGCATGGCAGTGCGGGCCGCCGTGGAGGATCGGGAGATGGTGGAAGCCCTGGGGATCCCGGTGCGGCGGCTGTTCACCGGGGTGTTCGCCATGGGCTCTGCCCTGGCGGCGTTGGGCGGCGTGGTGGCTACCCCGTTCCTGGGCCTGAGCCCAGCGATGGGGCTGGAGTTCCTGCTCCAGGCCTTCATCGCGGTGATCATCGGCGGCATGGGGCACTACGGGGGTGCCGCGGCGGGGGCGATGCTGGTGGGTCTGGCCCGGGCCTTCGGGGACTACCTGGTCACAGTGGGGATCGCGCTCCCCGGCATGGCGGAGGCGCTACGCTTCTCCCCGGCTGTTGCCCGGGCCTCCACCGTGCTGATCATGGCGGTGGTCCTCCTGATCCGACCGAGCGGCCTGTTCGGTCAGAAAACCAGCTCACCAACCTGA
- a CDS encoding ABC transporter ATP-binding protein, whose protein sequence is MDAVLELKEVHTFVGSFHILKGVSFAVKAGSLTVLLGRNGVGKTTTLRTIMGLWPATQGSIWFLGEELRGRPTDEIARRGIGYVPEHRAIFRSLTVEENLKLAERRRGDLARRADWIFHLFPDLKAALKKPAGLLSGGQQQMLAIARALVPENRLLLIDEPSEGLAPMLVEQVMDAIHKLRGEVSILLVEQNFHAVQHVADHYLLMEDGRVVRSGPMAELRENRGWLERYLGVTL, encoded by the coding sequence ATGGATGCCGTCCTCGAATTGAAGGAGGTTCATACGTTCGTTGGGTCCTTTCACATCCTGAAGGGGGTTTCTTTCGCGGTGAAGGCAGGAAGCCTGACTGTCCTGCTGGGCCGAAACGGAGTGGGAAAGACCACCACCCTGCGCACCATCATGGGCCTCTGGCCGGCCACCCAGGGAAGCATATGGTTCCTGGGGGAGGAACTCCGGGGGCGTCCCACCGATGAGATCGCGCGGCGGGGCATTGGCTACGTTCCGGAGCATCGGGCGATCTTCCGGAGCCTTACGGTGGAGGAAAACCTGAAGCTGGCAGAGCGGCGCCGGGGGGATCTGGCCCGGCGGGCAGACTGGATCTTCCATCTTTTCCCGGACCTGAAGGCAGCGCTGAAAAAGCCCGCTGGCCTTTTATCCGGTGGCCAGCAGCAGATGCTGGCCATCGCCCGCGCCCTGGTCCCGGAGAACCGCCTTCTCCTCATCGATGAGCCCAGCGAGGGCTTAGCCCCGATGCTGGTGGAGCAGGTGATGGATGCCATCCACAAGCTGCGCGGGGAGGTGTCGATCCTCTTGGTGGAGCAGAACTTTCACGCCGTCCAGCATGTGGCGGACCATTACCTCCTGATGGAGGACGGGAGGGTGGTGCGAAGCGGACCGATGGCGGAGTTGCGGGAAAACCGAGGATGGCTCGAGCGCTATTTGGGAGTAACCCTATGA
- a CDS encoding ABC transporter ATP-binding protein: MPGGILLETRELTKDFGGLRAVDRVNLRVEVGAIHALIGPNGAGKSTLFNLIGGALRPSAGRIFYRGQDITDLPPYRRAHLGIGRAYQLIHVFPNLSVLENVRLAAQALGPDNFRFWVPAGRLHRYLDRAWAVLHEIGMAELADLPARILSHGHRRWLEIAMLLAQEPELMLLDEPAAGMALEQIPRLIRLIEEIHQRRGRTILLIEHKIDLVMRLAHRVTVLHHGRVLAEGTPEEIARDEEVQRAYLGERTWMPSSN, translated from the coding sequence ATGCCAGGGGGGATTCTTCTGGAGACCCGGGAATTGACAAAGGATTTCGGAGGGTTGCGGGCGGTGGATCGAGTGAATCTGCGGGTGGAGGTGGGCGCCATCCACGCCCTCATCGGGCCCAACGGAGCCGGCAAGTCCACGCTCTTCAACCTGATCGGAGGCGCATTGCGTCCCAGCGCCGGCCGCATCTTCTACCGAGGCCAGGACATCACGGATCTCCCCCCTTACCGTCGGGCGCATCTGGGGATCGGCCGCGCCTATCAGCTCATTCATGTCTTCCCCAACCTGAGCGTCCTGGAGAACGTGCGATTGGCCGCCCAGGCCCTGGGGCCTGATAACTTCCGCTTCTGGGTCCCGGCCGGCCGGCTCCACCGGTATCTGGATCGGGCCTGGGCGGTGCTGCATGAGATCGGCATGGCGGAGCTGGCTGATCTCCCGGCCCGTATCCTCTCCCACGGGCATCGGCGGTGGCTGGAGATCGCGATGCTCCTGGCTCAGGAGCCGGAGCTCATGCTGCTGGACGAGCCGGCGGCCGGGATGGCCCTCGAGCAGATCCCTCGGCTGATCCGCCTCATTGAGGAGATCCACCAGCGGCGAGGGCGGACCATCCTCCTGATCGAGCACAAGATCGACCTGGTGATGCGCTTGGCCCATCGGGTAACCGTCCTCCATCACGGGCGCGTGCTGGCGGAAGGCACCCCGGAGGAGATCGCCCGCGATGAGGAAGTCCAACGCGCATACTTGGGGGAACGGACATGGATGCCGTCCTCGAATTGA
- a CDS encoding substrate-binding domain-containing protein, translating to MKCYRLVGWIVLLLLAGACAAPVAPSPTPTAAPAPATPTVAPIPSPTPGKPLKIGLLTDRSGSLALYGPMLENGFMLGLEYATGGTMEVAGRPIQVIVRDNASDPEKGVAQARELIEAEGVEILVGAPSSGVTLAVQKVAEEHKVILIAEPAASPDITGKNFNPYTFRTSRTSVQDALTMGKALIEMGKTFVQIAPDYAFGHGSARAFYNVVKSLGGRFTINDTPEGAGTIFIPLETTDFTPYLQRVLDANAEVLIVTWAGAGFVPLFQQMQDLGIFQKMTVATGMGDNQSIASGYASAVGAVGVSVYHYTLPKNPVNDWLVKRHQEKFGTPPDLFTAGGMAAAIMVVEGLKKTNGDARAEALIPVFEGMTFQGPKGTYIIRPYDHVALQPMYLVRLKDPKDPQFRFFELIKEFSPEETAPPCMLEGPYQERCPKP from the coding sequence ATGAAGTGTTACCGCCTGGTAGGATGGATAGTTCTCCTGTTGCTGGCCGGGGCCTGCGCGGCGCCGGTGGCACCCTCGCCGACGCCCACCGCGGCACCTGCCCCGGCCACGCCCACGGTGGCCCCCATCCCATCCCCAACACCGGGCAAGCCGCTGAAGATCGGCCTGCTCACCGACCGCTCCGGCTCCCTGGCGCTCTATGGACCCATGCTGGAGAACGGCTTCATGCTGGGCCTGGAATACGCCACCGGCGGGACGATGGAGGTGGCGGGCCGCCCCATCCAAGTCATCGTCCGCGACAATGCCAGCGACCCGGAGAAAGGGGTGGCCCAGGCCCGCGAGCTCATCGAGGCTGAGGGCGTGGAGATCTTAGTCGGAGCCCCCAGCTCCGGCGTCACCCTGGCCGTCCAGAAGGTGGCCGAGGAGCACAAAGTCATCCTGATCGCGGAGCCGGCGGCCAGCCCGGACATCACCGGCAAGAACTTCAATCCCTACACCTTCCGGACCAGCCGGACCAGCGTGCAGGATGCCCTGACGATGGGCAAGGCCCTGATCGAGATGGGCAAGACCTTCGTGCAGATCGCCCCGGATTATGCCTTCGGCCATGGCTCCGCTCGTGCGTTTTACAACGTGGTCAAAAGCCTGGGCGGCCGCTTCACCATCAACGACACCCCTGAGGGCGCAGGGACGATCTTCATCCCTCTGGAGACCACGGATTTCACCCCTTACCTCCAGCGGGTGCTGGATGCGAACGCGGAGGTCCTCATCGTGACCTGGGCCGGCGCAGGGTTTGTGCCGCTCTTTCAGCAGATGCAGGATCTGGGGATCTTCCAGAAGATGACGGTGGCCACCGGGATGGGGGACAACCAGAGCATCGCCTCTGGCTATGCTTCCGCGGTGGGAGCGGTCGGCGTGAGTGTCTATCACTACACGTTGCCTAAGAACCCGGTCAACGACTGGCTGGTGAAGCGTCACCAGGAGAAGTTCGGGACGCCGCCTGATCTCTTCACCGCAGGTGGCATGGCCGCGGCGATCATGGTGGTCGAGGGGCTGAAGAAAACCAACGGCGATGCCCGGGCGGAGGCCTTGATCCCCGTCTTCGAGGGCATGACCTTCCAGGGCCCAAAGGGCACTTACATCATCCGTCCCTATGACCACGTTGCCCTGCAGCCCATGTATTTGGTCCGTCTGAAGGATCCCAAGGATCCCCAGTTCCGGTTCTTCGAGCTGATCAAGGAGTTCTCGCCGGAGGAGACAGCGCCGCCGTGCATGCTGGAGGGTCCCTATCAGGAGCGCTGTCCCAAACCGTAG
- a CDS encoding MaoC family dehydratase, which translates to MVELRIGATASWTKTITRADVEAFAALTGDDNPLHLDEEFARNTRFGRPIAHGMLVAGLISAVLGRILPGPGTIYLRQTLEFLRPVYLGDTVTAVVEVVRIREDKPVITLATRCLNQHGEEVLRGEAVVLAPGGDLRRPADDQRT; encoded by the coding sequence ATGGTTGAGCTGCGGATTGGCGCCACCGCCTCATGGACGAAGACGATCACTCGCGCGGATGTAGAGGCCTTCGCGGCGCTGACCGGGGACGATAATCCGTTGCATCTGGATGAGGAGTTCGCCCGAAACACTCGCTTCGGCCGGCCCATCGCCCACGGGATGCTGGTGGCGGGGCTGATCTCCGCCGTCCTGGGGCGGATATTGCCGGGTCCGGGGACGATCTACCTCCGCCAGACTTTGGAGTTCCTCCGGCCGGTCTACCTTGGTGACACGGTCACCGCGGTGGTGGAGGTGGTCCGAATCCGAGAGGACAAGCCGGTGATCACCCTGGCGACACGCTGCCTCAACCAGCACGGCGAGGAGGTGTTGCGCGGGGAAGCAGTCGTTCTGGCTCCGGGAGGCGATCTTCGGCGTCCTGCCGATGATCAGCGAACCTGA
- a CDS encoding 3-oxoacyl-ACP synthase, producing MTVIGIAGLGVYLPERAMTAGELAAASGIPEEVIRVKFGLNQKRIADVSGKGETVSMMAAEASRRALQDAGVPPEEVDALIYFGSMHKDYYVWLAAPRIQALLGAHRAYAFEICGTSAGLPFAMKAARSMMLADPSLRHVLLVAASNESMLLDYTNHRARFMFNFGDGAAACLLRRDHPFNVVLESALRTDGRFAEFVRVPAGGSVLPPSHETVERRLHYFDVTDPVQMKAMLDPITLDYFVGVVREAIARSGCHGPDFLIPLHTKRSLFEALLSTLGLAESQAIYLSDYGHLSAADPLLGLYLAREAGRLRNGDVVVLLSAGTGYSWGATVLRWGGPHG from the coding sequence ATGACCGTGATCGGCATCGCCGGGCTGGGCGTCTATCTCCCGGAGCGGGCAATGACCGCAGGGGAGCTGGCCGCGGCCTCCGGCATCCCCGAGGAGGTCATCCGCGTCAAGTTCGGCCTGAACCAGAAGCGCATCGCGGATGTGTCGGGAAAGGGGGAGACGGTCTCCATGATGGCCGCCGAGGCCAGCCGGCGCGCCCTCCAGGACGCCGGGGTTCCGCCGGAGGAGGTGGACGCCTTGATCTACTTCGGGAGCATGCATAAGGATTACTACGTGTGGCTGGCCGCGCCCCGTATCCAGGCGCTTCTGGGGGCCCATCGGGCCTATGCCTTCGAGATCTGCGGGACCTCGGCCGGGCTCCCTTTCGCCATGAAGGCGGCTCGAAGCATGATGCTGGCCGATCCCTCCCTGCGCCACGTCCTGCTGGTAGCGGCCTCCAACGAGTCCATGCTCCTGGATTACACCAACCACCGCGCCCGCTTTATGTTCAACTTCGGCGACGGGGCGGCGGCCTGTTTGCTCCGGCGGGATCACCCCTTCAACGTGGTGCTGGAATCCGCATTGCGCACCGACGGCCGTTTCGCCGAGTTCGTGCGGGTCCCGGCGGGCGGCTCCGTGCTCCCGCCCAGCCACGAGACCGTGGAGCGGCGCCTGCATTATTTCGATGTCACGGATCCGGTCCAGATGAAGGCCATGCTGGATCCCATCACCCTCGATTATTTCGTAGGGGTGGTACGGGAGGCCATCGCTCGGAGCGGATGTCATGGCCCCGATTTCCTGATCCCGCTGCACACCAAGCGTTCCCTCTTCGAGGCCCTGCTCTCTACTCTGGGTTTAGCGGAATCCCAGGCGATCTACCTTTCGGATTACGGGCATCTTTCCGCGGCGGATCCCCTGCTCGGTCTTTACCTGGCGCGAGAGGCGGGCCGTCTGCGGAACGGCGATGTGGTGGTGCTGCTGAGTGCCGGCACGGGATACTCCTGGGGTGCCACCGTGCTCCGGTGGGGAGGTCCTCATGGTTGA
- a CDS encoding long-chain-fatty-acid--CoA ligase, translating into MYGVGYWIYKHAHLHPEREALVTPTSRYTYGALNFEANRAAHALRAMGLREGDRIGILSMNDPRFLFLLFGAAKIGLIVVPLNYRLAVPELLYQIQDAGVRILFVGLEQASMIEPLRAQGSLEEVVVLAEESVEGALSYVSWVAGHPEHEPGNPLSWDLPLLIVYTSGTTGRPKGAVLTHANQFWNAMNDIIALRITAEDTTLTLLPLVHVGGIGLFTLPTLLVGGRVVMPRRFDPDEALRLIEQERVTIVMGVPTIFQMLLSSPLFDRTDLSSVRAFYNGGDRCPLEVVEAFRKRGLPFGGGYGLTETSPTAFMLEPEEFEQGTRSLGFIGKPAFFTEARIVTPEGHEAKPGEVGELWLRGPNIFSGYWNLPDATVDAFRDGWFRTGDLAYRDEKGFTYIVGRLKEMFKSGGLNVYPAEVEAVLAQHPAVQEVCVIGVPDPKWGEVGRAVVVLRPGWKAEPEELLAWCEGRLARYKIPKSVVFVEALPRNALGKIVRSEVKARYGGTS; encoded by the coding sequence ATGTATGGCGTTGGCTACTGGATTTATAAGCATGCCCATCTCCATCCCGAGCGGGAGGCATTGGTTACGCCAACCAGCCGTTATACCTATGGAGCGCTGAATTTTGAGGCGAATCGCGCAGCGCATGCACTGCGAGCCATGGGTCTGCGGGAAGGGGATCGAATAGGAATACTCTCCATGAACGATCCCCGTTTCCTGTTCTTGCTTTTCGGTGCCGCCAAGATCGGGCTGATCGTGGTTCCGCTGAACTACCGTTTGGCTGTCCCAGAGCTTCTCTATCAGATCCAGGATGCAGGAGTGCGCATTCTGTTTGTGGGGCTCGAACAGGCTTCGATGATTGAGCCACTTCGTGCCCAGGGCTCTCTGGAAGAAGTTGTCGTTCTTGCTGAAGAGTCGGTAGAAGGAGCGCTGTCTTACGTCTCTTGGGTTGCAGGCCACCCAGAGCATGAGCCCGGGAATCCTCTCTCCTGGGATCTTCCCCTTCTGATCGTCTACACCTCCGGAACCACGGGGCGTCCCAAAGGGGCGGTGTTGACACATGCCAACCAATTCTGGAACGCGATGAACGATATCATCGCCCTCCGTATCACAGCAGAGGACACAACCCTCACCCTTCTTCCTTTAGTTCATGTTGGGGGTATCGGCCTCTTCACTTTACCCACCTTGCTGGTGGGTGGGCGTGTGGTGATGCCTCGGCGTTTTGATCCTGATGAGGCCCTTCGGTTGATCGAGCAGGAAAGGGTGACCATCGTGATGGGCGTGCCCACAATCTTTCAGATGCTACTCAGTTCGCCCCTCTTCGATCGAACGGATTTGTCCAGTGTGCGGGCCTTCTACAACGGCGGTGATCGCTGTCCGCTGGAGGTTGTGGAGGCCTTTCGAAAGCGGGGTTTGCCTTTCGGGGGTGGCTATGGGCTGACCGAGACGTCCCCTACAGCGTTCATGCTGGAGCCGGAGGAATTCGAACAGGGAACCCGGTCCCTGGGCTTCATCGGCAAGCCGGCCTTCTTCACCGAAGCTCGCATCGTAACCCCTGAAGGTCATGAAGCGAAGCCGGGCGAAGTCGGGGAGCTTTGGCTGCGTGGTCCCAACATCTTTTCGGGATACTGGAACCTCCCGGACGCGACCGTGGATGCTTTCCGGGATGGCTGGTTTCGAACAGGAGATCTAGCTTACCGTGATGAGAAGGGATTCACCTACATTGTTGGGCGTCTGAAAGAGATGTTTAAGAGCGGGGGTCTCAATGTATATCCAGCGGAGGTAGAAGCAGTGTTGGCGCAGCATCCTGCTGTTCAAGAGGTATGCGTCATTGGGGTGCCGGATCCGAAATGGGGAGAGGTGGGGCGGGCTGTGGTGGTTTTGCGTCCGGGTTGGAAAGCGGAGCCGGAGGAGTTGTTGGCCTGGTGTGAGGGGCGCCTGGCTCGTTATAAGATCCCCAAGTCCGTGGTTTTCGTTGAGGCCCTGCCTCGGAATGCACTGGGGAAAATCGTGCGTTCCGAAGTGAAGGCTCGTTATGGGGGGACGTCATGA
- a CDS encoding alpha/beta fold hydrolase: MRMPHLEGIRCEQIHTPRLTFHVLFAGPPDGEPVVFLHGNVSSATFWEETMLTLPPGFRAIAPDLRGYGESERRPVDATRGLRDFSDDVHALVETMGLARFHLVGHSMGGGIAMQYAIDHAERIFSLTLVDPLSPYGFGGTKDPEGTPCWPDYAGSGGGTANPEFVRRLAAGDRGEESDFSPRRVLRAFYGKAPFLHPREDILVESMVRTAVGEENYPGDFQISANWPGIAPGTRGVNNAMSPKYCNLSALAAIDPKPPILWIRGAEDVVVSDHSLFDFGYLGSIGLVPGWPGEAIYPPQPMVAQTRRVLERYEAAGGRYQEEEIPDAGHTPYLERPEVFQEILHAYLRR, encoded by the coding sequence ATGCGAATGCCCCATCTGGAAGGGATCCGTTGTGAGCAGATCCATACCCCGCGCTTGACCTTCCACGTTCTCTTCGCTGGTCCGCCGGATGGCGAGCCGGTGGTCTTCCTCCACGGCAATGTCTCCTCCGCGACCTTCTGGGAGGAAACGATGCTCACCCTGCCGCCTGGCTTCCGGGCCATCGCCCCCGACCTGCGGGGCTATGGGGAATCGGAGCGGCGGCCGGTGGACGCCACGCGCGGGCTTCGGGATTTCAGCGACGACGTGCATGCGCTGGTAGAGACCATGGGCCTGGCGCGTTTCCATCTGGTCGGCCACTCAATGGGTGGTGGAATCGCCATGCAATACGCCATCGATCACGCCGAGCGGATCTTCTCCCTCACGCTGGTTGACCCGCTCTCGCCCTATGGGTTCGGCGGCACGAAGGATCCGGAGGGCACGCCGTGCTGGCCGGACTATGCGGGCTCGGGGGGTGGGACGGCGAACCCGGAGTTCGTGCGCCGGCTGGCGGCAGGGGATCGAGGCGAGGAGAGCGATTTCTCCCCGCGTCGCGTGCTCCGCGCCTTCTATGGGAAAGCGCCCTTCCTCCATCCCCGGGAGGACATCCTGGTGGAATCGATGGTGCGCACCGCTGTGGGCGAGGAGAACTATCCCGGTGATTTCCAGATCTCCGCTAACTGGCCGGGAATCGCTCCCGGAACCCGCGGGGTGAACAACGCCATGAGCCCGAAGTATTGCAACCTGAGCGCCCTGGCGGCGATCGACCCCAAGCCGCCTATCCTCTGGATCCGGGGGGCGGAGGATGTCGTCGTCTCGGATCATTCCCTGTTTGATTTCGGCTACCTTGGATCCATCGGCCTCGTCCCCGGCTGGCCCGGAGAGGCAATCTATCCCCCTCAGCCGATGGTCGCCCAAACCCGCCGGGTGCTGGAGCGGTATGAGGCGGCCGGAGGCCGATATCAGGAGGAAGAGATCCCCGATGCCGGCCACACCCCTTATCTGGAGCGCCCGGAGGTCTTCCAGGAGATCCTCCACGCTTACTTGAGGAGGTGA